One stretch of Arachis duranensis cultivar V14167 chromosome 1, aradu.V14167.gnm2.J7QH, whole genome shotgun sequence DNA includes these proteins:
- the LOC107480340 gene encoding uncharacterized protein LOC107480340 → MSSMLAKTDSEVSSLSQSSPARSPRRAVYYVQSPSRDSSHDGEKTTNSFQSSPLQSPLGSPPHSHSNSSLGPHSRESASTRFSGSRKSNATNRNKGPWRPWKDHNNNNFNAIEEEGLLELHDADHHGLPRRCYFPAFVVGFALLFSVFSLILWGASRPQKPAITVKSITFDEFVIQAGADMSGVATSLVTMNSSVKLTFRNTATFFGVHVTPTPLDLSYSQLTLATGNMPKFYQSRKSQRSVKIVVKGSHIPLYGGGADLSSINGAPVEPVPLKLTLMVRSKAYVLGKLVKPKFYKKIECTVVMDPKKMGVPISLRNKCTYQ, encoded by the exons ATGTCATCAATGCTCGCAAAGACCGACTCCGAGGTCAGCAGCCTCAGCCAGTCCTCACCTGCGAGGTCCCCTCGACGTGCTGTCTATTACGTCCAGAGCCCGTCCAGGGACTCCTCGCATGATGGTGAAAAAACAACGAACTCGTTTCAGTCAAGCCCGCTGCAGAGCCCGCTGGGCTCTCCTCCCCACTCTCACTCCAACTCCTCTTTGGGCCCGCACTCCCGCGAGTCGGCCTCCACGCGCTTCTCGGGCTCCCGCAAGAGCAACGCCACTAACCGGAACAAGGGCCCGTGGAGGCCCTGGAAGgaccacaacaacaacaacttcaACGCCATTGAAGAAGAAGGCCTTCTTGAGCTGCACGATGCAGATCACCATGGCCTCCCTCGTCGATGCTACTTCCCAGCCTTCGTCGTCGGCTTCGCCTTGCTGTTCTCCGTGTTCTCTCTCATTCTCTGGGGAGCCAGCCGCCCCCAGAAACCCGCCATTACTGTCAAG AGTATAACATTTGATGAATTTGTGATTCAAGCGGGTGCGGATATGTCAGGAGTTGCAACTAGCTTAGTTACCATGAATTCTTCGGTGAAATTGACCTTTCGCAACACCGCAACATTCTTTGGAGTCCATGTGACTCCAACACCCTTAGATCTCAGTTATTCCCAGCTCACTCTAGCCACTGGAAAT ATGCCAAAGTTTTACCAATCGAGGAAAAGCCAGAGATCAGTGAAAATAGTGGTGAAGGGGAGTCATATCCCACTGTACGGAGGGGGAGCTGACCTGAGCAGCATCAACGGCGCACCTGTAGAACCGGTGCCGTTGAAGCTGACCTTGATGGTGAGGTCAAAGGCTTATGTTTTGGGCAAGTTGGTGAAGCCCAAGTTCTACAAGAAGATAGAGTGCACCGTGGTCATGGATCCCAAGAAGATGGGCGTGCCCATCTCCCTCAGGAACAAGTGCACTTACCAGtag
- the LOC107479829 gene encoding UDP-D-xylose:L-fucose alpha-1,3-D-xylosyltransferase MGP4, whose translation MSMFLHQRSLHNAFSNPFAAPPPSSANSKRPISILTPTTLLVLLCLVMVVGVFSPWVNIPHGIFSVSKPAVSKWNSYTLDQALSFVGKNGTVIICIVSQPYLPFLNNWLISITRQNRQDMVLVIAEDYASLYKVNERWPGHAVLIPPVLDAESAHKFGSKGFFNFTARRPSHLLKILELGYSVMYNDVDMVWLGDPLLQLEGNHDVYFTDDMIPIKPLNHSHALPPPGKKGRPYICSCMIFLRPTDGAKLVLRRWIEELQNQPWSRTQKSNDQPAFNWALMKTAKEVDLYLLPQAAFPTGGLYFKNKTWVKETKGKHVIIHNNYIVGFEKKIKRFRDYGLWLVDDHADESPLGRI comes from the exons ATGTCAATGTTTCTGCATCAAAGAAGCTTGCACAATGCCTTTTCGAACCCATTTGCCGCTCCACCACCTTCCTCGGCCAATTCCAAGAGACCCATCTCCATCCTCACCCCAACGACACTCTTGGTCCTCCTTTGCCTCGTCATGGTGGTGGGTGTCTTCAGCCCCTGGGTCAATATCCCCCATGGAATCTTCTCAGTTTCGAAGCCTGCTGTTTCAAAGTGGAACTCATACACATTGGACCAAGCTCTCTCCTTTGTGGGCAAAAATGGAACTGTCATAATTTGCATTGTGAGTCAGCCTTACTTGCCGTTTCTCAACAACTGGTTGATCAGTATCACAAGGCAGAACCGCCAGGATATGGTTCTTGTCATTGCTGAGGACTATGCTTCACTCTATAAGGTTAATGAGCGTTGGCCTGGTCATGCTGTTCTTATTCCACCTGTGCTTGATGCTGAATCTGCTCATAAGTTTGGATCTAAG GGATTTTTCAACTTCACGGCCAGAAGGCCTAGCCATCTTCTGAAGATTTTGGAGCTCGGATATAGTGTAATGTACAATGATGTTGATATGGTCTGGTTGGGGGATCCATTGCTTCAGTTAGAAGGGAATCATGATGTGTACTTTACAGATGATATGATTCCG ATCAAACCATTAAACCATTCTCATGCTTTACCGCCACCAGGAAAAAAGGGCCGCCCTTACATATGCAGTTGCATGATTTTCCTTCGCCCTACAGACGGAGCAAAGCTAGTCTTGAGAAGGTGGATTGAGGAACTTCAGAATCAACCATGGTCTAGAACCCAGAAATCAAATGATCAACCTGCTTTTAACTGGGCTTTGATGAAGACAGCTAAAGAG GTGGATTTATACTTGTTGCCGCAGGCAGCTTTTCCTACAGGTGGGTTATATTTCAAGAACAAGACATGGGTTAAGGAAACTAAAGGAAAGCATGTGATCATTCACAATAACTATATAGTAGGTTTTGAGAAGAAGATAAAGCGATTTCGCGACTATGGCCTCTGGTTGGTGGATGATCATGCTGACGAATCCCCGCTTGGTAGAATATGA